A genomic region of Cryptococcus gattii WM276 chromosome F, complete sequence contains the following coding sequences:
- a CDS encoding Ubiquitin activating enzyme E1, putative (Similar to TIGR gene model, INSD accession AAW44181.1): MPRSTYTEALLGPEVYRKVRETKILVVGAGGIGCELLKNLVLVGFSNIEIIDLDTIDLSNLNRQFLFRKPDISKSKALVAAATARHFNPNSGINVNARHGNVKDSVNDLEWIKGFGLVMNALDNMDARRHVNRLCQAADVPLIESGTAGYLGQVTPMIKDVTECFDCVPKPTPKAFPVCTIRSTPSEPIHCIVWGKTYLFGKLFGEDDEDMDTEELDKAKASGENAEEIENLKKEAAAFRQVRKSLGEEDGPRRVFHKIFNEDICRLLAMEDMWRKEGRVKPVPLDCDAILNGTFVAPPLRTAPTANQQASSDKGAERAKNEPAALLKDQKELSLKENLKLFLDSCKRLSARVLAFPDTPLSFDKDDDDTLDFVLATANLRATAYGIPNKTRFQVKEMAGNIIPAIATTNAIIAGLIVMQSLNILSRIHSTSNGDSSNDSSDVSVRNVFLRTDPTKPLGSFVPQHPDPTCSVCRDVYIPFKADVGKCTLGQFVEDVVKGWLGSAEFEGEGEGEDVEWTVFEGGRLLADPDFEDNFERTLEDLGVGQGKILTVRDEDTKYRPVHFCVCQPEPEASTAYTLPDEKVTIPLAPAKPEAAARESSEEPAIVEHVPAKTAPKDMPSVTAGVKRPAPEDDGQLAGGDDAKKRRVTTVVDDDDDFEIL, translated from the exons ATGCCCAGGTCGACGTACACCGAAGCGCTTCTAGGTCCAGAGGTGTATAGAAAGGTTAGAGAGACCAAAATTCTCGTCGTTGGTGCTGGCGGTATTGGCTGTGAACTCC TCAAGAATCTTGTCTTGGTCGGCTTCTCCAATATTGAAATT ATTGACCTTGACACCATCGACCTCTCAAACTTGAACCGCCAATTCCTTTTCCGAAAACCTGACATCTCCAAATCCAAAGCCCTTGTTGCCGCTGCGACGGCTCGCCATTTCAACCCCAACTCTGGCATCAACGTCAATGCCAGACACGGGAATGTCAAAGATAGTGTGAATGATCTTGAGTGGATCAAGGGGTTCGGGTTGGTCATGAACGCATTGGATAATATGG ACGCCCGACGGCATGTGAACAGGCTTTGCCAAGCTGCTGATGTTCCTCTTATCGAATCTGGTACTGCCGGTTACCTCGGCCAGGTTACTCCCATGATCAAG GACGTCACTGAATGCTTTGACTGCGTGCCGAAGCCTACGCCCAAGGCGTTCCCAGTCTGCACTATCCGTTCAACACCTAGTGAGCCTATTCACTGTATCGTCTGGGGAAAGACGTATCTCTTTGGAAAGCTGTTtggggaagatgatgaggacaTGGACACGGAGGAGCTGGACAAGGCCAAAGCTAGTGGGGAGAATG CGGAGGAGATTGAAAACCTGAAAAAGGAAGCTGCTGCCTTTAGACAAGTAAGAAAATCACTTGGTGAAGAGGATGGCCCCCGACGAGTATTTCACAAAATTTTCAACGAAGATATCTGCCGTCTCTTGGCTATGGAGGATATgtggagaaaggaaggTCGTGTGAAGCCTGTACCTCTTGATTGCGATGCCATTCTGAATGGGACGTTTGTCGCCCCACCACTCCGTACGGCGCCTACGGCGAATCAGCAGGCGAGCAGCGACAAGGGGGCCGAAAGGGCCAAAAATGAACCCGCCGCATTATTGAAGGACCAGAAAGAGTTGAGTTTGAAGGAGAATTTGAAATTATTCTTGGACAG CTGTAAGAGGCTTTCCGCACGAGTCCTTGCCTTTCCCGACACACCTCTGTCCTTTGACaaggatgatgacgatACTCTTGATTTTGTACTTGCGACTGCAAACCTTCGAGCTACCGCTTATGGTATCCCCAACAAGACCCGTTTCCAAGTTAAAG AAATGGCCGGTAATATCATTCCCGCTATCGCTACCACCAATGCCATCATCGCCGGCCTTATTGTGATGCAATCCCTCAATATCCTCTCTCGAATCCACTCCACTTCCAATGGCGACTCTTCTAACGACTCCAGCGATGTCTCTGTCCGCAACGTCTTTCTCCGCACAGACCCCACCAAACCCCTCGGCTCATTTGTACCCCAACATCCAGATCCTACTTGCAGCGTCTGTCGAGACGTGTACATCCCTTTCAAAGCGGATGTCGGGAAATGCACGTTGGGCCAGTTTGTGGAGGATGTAGTAAAAGGCTGGCTTGGATCAGCAGAGtttgaaggagaaggggaaggggaagatgtGGAGTGGACAGTGTTTGAAGGGGGAAGGCTTTTAGCTGATCCAGACTTTGAGGATAACTTTGAGAGGACTTTGGAGGATCTTGGGGTTGGACAGGGTAAGATTCTGACGGTGAGGGATGAAGACACAAAGTACAGACCTGTACACTTTTGCGTTTGCCAGCC GGAACCCGAGGCGTCAACAGCCTACACACTCCCCGACGAAAAAGTCACCATACCCCTCGCTCCCGCCAAACCCGAAGCTGCAGCCCGTGAATCTTCTGAAGAACCCGCAATTGTCGAACATGTCCCCGCCAAAACTGCGCCCAAGGATATGCCTAGTGTGACTGCAGGAGTGAAACGACCCGCGCCTGAAGATGATGGACAGCTTGCGGGAGGGGATGAtgcgaagaagagaagagtgaCTACCGTAGTggatgacgatgatgatttTGAGATTTTGTAA
- a CDS encoding Hypothetical Protein (Similar to TIGR gene model, INSD accession AAW44362.1) gives MTSTSSQTTPLEPTLYSLLPPSLHTSIISHLSLLAIHAEPLHLVERIYTTTNPVLPGQTRNLRFRSVRAAGPMRDKGKGKEKEKEKDDGQWVHTLAYVSSRLQSAEYSEAAVRAVMSVEVQDMSSPQEIEEFVEALGFRHSHSFTLTGHLLHLPIPIPTSPPLTLRLSITRLSSSASATKEEFPPDEPYLVQLQPSRPVYAIAPTGDIGLQDTIGVMQSTAGRIDGLEWSTGQ, from the exons ATGACTTCAACGTCCTCCCAAACAACACCTCTCGAACCTACTCTCTACTCTCTCCTCCCACCATCCTTGCACacctccatcatctcccaCCTCTCCCTCCTCGCAATCCACGCCGAGCCTCTTCACCTTGTCGAACGTATCTATACTACGACTAATCCCGTTCTCCCTGGTCAAACGCGGAATCTACGTTTTCGTTCCGTGAGGGCTGCCGGTCCTATGCGGGATAAaggaaaggggaaggagaaggagaaagagaaggatgatggtCAATGGGTGCACACGCTTGCATATGTTTCGTCGAGGTTACAAAGTGCAGAGTACTCAGAAGCGGCTGTGAGAGCTGTGATGAGTGTAGAAGTACAGGATATGAGTTCTCCGCAAGAAATTGAAGAGTTTGTAGAAGCATTAGGGTTCCG GCATTCGCATTCATTCACTCTTACAGGccacctcctccaccttccCATACCGATCCCTACCTCTCCGCCTTTGACGCTCCGCCTCTCTATCACTAGGCTGTCATCTTCAGCTTCTGCAACAAAAGAGGAGTTCCCACCTGACGAACCATACCTGGTGCAGTTGCAACCTTCACGGCCTGTTTATGCGATCGCGCCGACTGGGGATATAGGTTTGCAGGATACGATTGGAGTTATGCAGTCCACCGCAGGGCGAATAGATGGATTAGAATGGTCTACTGGGCAATAG
- a CDS encoding bifunctional precorrin-2 dehydrogenase/sirohydrochlorin ferrochelatase MET8 (Similar to TIGR gene model, INSD accession AAW43939.1): MSTAETRQLLEPSVQATELPKEASLASLPPKSYPEIHQGASLLLALRLQGRPILLIGGGVVASSRLYFLLESGAHITLISPLPVDPSISHYISHPSTASQIIHLARPYAGRSDPVKVKDFDLVLTAIDDNDLSREVCEMCREERVMVNVADIPPQCDFYFGAQMRQGPLQILISTGGLGPRAGAMLRDLIVDALPDDIESSLEGVGALRRDLRERAPGVGGEGGKKRMDWMKATCDKWGLGQMKKFNDETVRKRILDEGWEKGIVLGPEHLEKKGDDWAAITGKVVGNLLALGMAAGFAIWLRAYNTAKR, encoded by the exons ATGTCCACAGCAGAAACAAGACAACTCCTTGAACCATCTGTCCAAGCCACAGAGCTTCCTAAGGAAGCCTCTCTTGCCTCT CTTCCACCCAAATCTTATCCCGAAATCCACCAAGGCGCTTCCCTACTCCTCGCTCTCCGCCTTCAAGGCAGACCTATCCTCCTTATCGGCGGGGGGGTTGTCGCCTCTTCTCGTCTCTACTTCCTCCTCGAATCCGGCGCTCATATCACCCTCATCTCGCCATTGCCTGTTGACCCTTCCATTTCACATTACATTTCCCACCCCTCTACTGCCTCTCAAATCATTCATCTAGCCCGCCCTTACGCTGGGCGGTCCGACCCAGTCAAAGTGAAAGACTTTGATCTCGTCCTCACAGCTATCGATGACAATGATCTGTCAAGGGAAGTATGTGAGATGTGCAGGGAAGAACGGGTGATGGTGAACGTGGCGGATATTCCACCACAATGTGATTTCTATTTCGGTGCGCAAATGCGCCAGGGTCCTTTACAGATCCTTATCTCCACTGGGGGATTAGGACCGAGGGCGGGAGCAATGTTGAGGGATTTGATCGTGGACGCGTTACCGGATGATATCGAGTCAAGTTTGGAAGGCGTGGGCGCGTTAAGAAGAGATCTGAGAGAACGTGCACCTGGAGTAGGAGGGGAAGGcgggaagaagaggatggatTGGATGAAAGCGACTTGTGATAAGTGGGGATTAGGGCAAATGAAGAAGTTTAATGATGAAACTGTCAGGAAGAGGATTCTCGATGAAGGTTGGGAGAAGGGGATCGTCCTCGGACCGGAGCActtggagaagaagggagatGACTGGGCTGCAATTACAGGAAAGGTCGTAGGGAATTTGCTGGCATTGGGGATGGCAGCAGGTTTTGCTATTTGGCTTCGTGCTTATAATACTGCTAAACGATAG
- a CDS encoding pyrroline-5-carboxylate reductase, putative (Similar to TIGR gene model, INSD accession AAW43938.1) has product MGYTLAVLGCGTMGVAILSGVISSLETRASLPRNPNASSQPPSGISTPTASQFFDAPEASLPSTFLATVGREETGRKLRRTFAEMGPIGKQVQVRAGQGNVETVDEADVILVCSKPQVARSILEEEGMSKALEGKLLISICAGVTISQLKSWVPETTRVVRAMPNTPCKIGEGMTVVTPLSDALSRTLILNIFTSCGRCRFLDEKHFDACTALAGSGPAFVALVLEAMADGGVMMGLPRSEALELAAQTMQGTGRMALQTGLHPAQLKDSVTTPGGCTIAGLLTLEDGRVRSTMARAIQVATNHASGLGQDKA; this is encoded by the exons ATGGGCTACACTCTCGCTGTCCTCG GATGCGGTACCATGGGTGTCGCCATTCTCTCTGGTGTGATCTCCTCCCTCGAAACCCGCgcttctcttcctcgcAACCCCAATGCTTCATCCCAGCCTCCCTCCGGTATCTCCACCCCTACCGCCTCCCAATTCTTCGATGCTCCTGAAGCTTCCCTTCCCAGCACTTTCCTCGCTACTGTCGGACGTGAAGAGACCGGCCGCAAGCTCAGACGTACTTTTGCCGAGATGGGACCTATCGGAAAACAAGTCCAGGTCCGCGCTGGTCAGGGAAATGTTGAGACTGTGGACGAGGCCGATGTCATCTTGGTGTGTTCCAAGCCTCAGGTCGCGAGATCCATcttggaggaggaaggtATGAGCAAAGCGTTGGAGGGCAAGTTGCTCATTTCCATCTGTGCGGGTGTGACCATCTCCCAATTGAAAAGCTGGGTGCCCGAGACGACCCGGGTGGTGCGAGCTATGCCAAACACCCCTTGCAAGATCGGAGAAGGCATGACTGTCGTTACTCCCCTGTCTGACGCCCTTTCCCGAACACTCATCCTCAACATCTTTACTTCTTGTGGCCGATGCCGATTCCTGGATGAGAAGCACTTTGACGCCTGTACAGCCCTTGCGGGCTCTGGTCCTGCGTTTGTGGCTTTGGTGCTGGAAGCTATGGCCGATGGTGGTGTGATGATGGGTTTGCCCAGGTCTGAAGCATTGGAATTGGCTGCTCAGA CTATGCAAGGAACCGGAAGAATGGCTCTTCAAACAGGCTTGCACCCCGCCCAATTGAAGGACAGTGTCACTA CCCCTGGCGGATGCACCATTGCCGGTCTGTTGACCCTTGAAGATGGCCGAGTTCGATCGACCATGGCCCGAGCTATCCAGGTCGCCACTAATCA CGCTTCCGGACTTGGACAAGACAAGGCGTAA
- a CDS encoding Glycine-tRNA ligase, putative (Similar to TIGR gene model, INSD accession AAW43937.1), translated as MAIPRTLVNSIRHLATKTIPARKFNPRKSSKMVAAASVNHPSELTVPNKTVHAFDKSTLDALLARRFFFAPSFEIYGGVAGLYDYGPTGSALQANILDAWRKHYIIEEDMLELDTTIMTLSDVLKTSGHVDKFADWMVKDVKNGEIYRADHLVEGVLEARLKGDKEARGIKEEENKEEEDDKKKKKKKAVKAEAIKLDDNTVAEYEYLLAQIDNYTGPELGEIIRKHKITNPTTGNEVSEPVEFNLMFESNIGPTGQIKGYLRPETAQGHFVNFARLLEFNNGKVPFASAQIGKSFRNEIAPRQGLLRVREFTMAEIEHYVDPLDKRHARFNEVKDVVLALLAKGVQSEGRTEIVKKTVGEAVAEGIVDNETLGYFLGRTQLFLTKIGIDPTRLRCRQHMANEMAHYAADCWDFEIQSSYGWIECVGCADRSAYDLTVHSVRTKQPLRVQQRLEQPRTVEKLECTFDAKAFGMKFKKDATMIKETLLGLEKDKLQCIKDELEKGSSNVKCADGKSYEITPDLIKINPITVTEHMREFIPNVIEPSFGIGRILYSVLEHTYWAREQDAARGVLSLPTVVAPIKCLIVSISQDAQLRSKIHEVSREMRKRGIASRVDDSSATIGKKYARNDELGTPFGCTVDFATIQNGTMTLRERDSTAQLIGPIEDVISVVDQLVKGTLDWEGASQKLQAYSGVQDVDA; from the exons ATGGCCATACCACGTACCTTGGTGAATTCAATCAGGCATTTAGCAACAAAAACTATCCCCGCTCGCAAGTTCAACCCAAGAAAATCATCAAAAATGGTCGCCGCTGCCTCCGTCAACCATCCTTCGGAACTCACAGTCCCCAACAAGACTGTTCACGCCTTTGACAAGAGCACGTTGGACGCTCTCTTGGCTAGGCGATTCTTCTTCGCCCCTTCCTTTGAAATCTACGGAGGTGTTGCTGGTCTTTACGATTATGGACCTACCGGTTCCGCCCTTCAGGCTAACATTCTCGATGCCTGGCGAAAGCACTATATCATCGAAGAAGATATGCTTGAGCTCGATACCACCATCATGACTCTTTCCGATGTTCTCAAAACTTCTGGCCACGTTGACAAATTTGCCGACTGGATGGTGAAGGACGTTAAGAATGGTGAGATCTACAGGGCGGATCACCTCGTTGAGGGTGTTCTTGAGGCTAGGTTAAAGGGTGACAAGGAAGCTCGAGGTAtcaaggaggaagagaataaggaggaggaggatgacaagaaaaagaagaagaagaaggctgtCAAGGCCGAAGCTATCAAGCTTGACGACAACACCGTCGCTGAGTACGAGTACCTTTTGGCGCAG ATTGACAACTACACTGGTCCCGAGCTCGGTGAGATTATCCGAAAGCACAAAATCACCAACCCCACTACCGGTAACGAGGTCTCTGAGCCCGTCGAGTTCAACCTCATGTTCGAGTCCAACATCGGTCCCACTGGCCAAATTAAAGGTTATCTCCGTCCTGAAACCGCCCAGGGTCACTTTGTCAACTTTGCTCGTCTTCTCGAGTTCAACAACGGCAAGGTCCCCTTCGCATCTGCTCAGATCGGTAAAAGTTTCCGAAACGAAATCGCCCCGAGACAGGGTTTGCTCCGTGTCCG AGAGTTCACCATGGCTGAGATTGAGCACTACGTTGATCCTCTTGACAAGCGTCACGCTCGATTCAACGAGGTCAAGGACGTCGTCCTCGCCCTTTTGGCCAAGGGTGTCCAGAGCGAGGGTAGGACCGAGATTGTGAAGAAGACTGTTGGTGAGGCTGTTGCTGAG GGTATCGTCGACAACGAGACTCTAGGTTACTTCCTCGGCCGAACTCAGTTGTTCTTGACCAAGATCGGTATCGACCCTACTAGGTTGAGATGCAGGCAGCACATGGCTAACGAGATGGCCCATTACGCCGCC GACTGTTGGGATTTTGAGATCCAATCCTCTTACGGCTGGATCGAGTGTGTCGGTTGCGCTGACCGATCTGCTTACGATTTGACCGTCCACTCTGTCCGAACCAAGCAGCCTCTCCGAGTTCAGCAACGTCTCGAGCAGCCCCGAACCGTTGAGAAACTCGAGTGCACTTTTGACGCCAAGGCTTTCGGTATGAAGTTCAAGAAGGACGCTACTATGATCAAGGAGACTTTGCTCGGTCTTGAAAAGGACAAGTTGCAGTGCATCAAGGACGAGCTCGAGAAGGGCTCATCCAACGTCAAGTGCGCCGATGGAAAATCCTATGAGATCACCCCCGACCTCATCAAGATCAACCCCATCACCGTTACTGAGCACA TGCGCGAGTTCATCCCCAACGTCATCGAACCCTCTTTCGGTATTGGTCGTATCCTTTACTCTGTTCTCGAGCACACTTACTGGGCACGAGAACAAGATGCCGCTCGAGGTGTTCTTTCGCTCCCCACAGTCGTCGCCCCTATCAAGTGTCTCATCGTGTCAATCTCTCAGGATGCTCAGTTGAGGAGCAAGATCCACGAAGTTT CCCgagagatgaggaagcGAGGTATCGCCAGCCGAGTCGACGATTCTTCCGCTACTATCGGTAAGAAATACGCTCGAAACGACGAGCTTGGTACTCCTTTCGGCTGTACTGTCGACTTTGCCA CCATTCAAAATGGTACCATGACCCTTCGAGAGCGAGACTCTACCGCCCAGCTTATCGGTCCTATCGAGGATGTCATTAGCGTTGTTGACCAGCTTGTCAAGGGTACTCTCGACTGGGAGGGTGCTAGCCAGAAGTTGCAAGCTTACAGCGGTGTGCAGGATGTAGATGCTTAA
- a CDS encoding uncharacterized protein (Similar to TIGR gene model, INSD accession AAW44227.1), which translates to MRPLRPEEEQWIFSKHALENTPSRSHGVSLKEELERRKSTIMQMRSLLARVIYVRDHPDPKLKPTSTPYRNVILLAATFVHRFYMRRSLEDFKESLMAATLLWMASKLEENQLKVRHLVNVCLDKYEQSKPLHWRIQWRPMENGQDPSDGYRFWEKRIVVGEQLALEALCFDLFVEQPWVIIRRAIGGLDAQITKLEEAEEKERANTEGVNGAQGKRQGPKITEELIVSLAWPISSEASLSPLSILYPSPIIAFAFLAIIISLIEQTPLSRGISAASEIADKFELDIRFTADGPEGEDLKTVKDCLESFTEYVKMGLIDRNLVRYLTPEPRSVDEIKPFKRTFILASSNESPNASAKVVEKSETRSSAEGGESQAKTENSTQLTPSESQ; encoded by the exons ATGCGGCCATTACGAcctgaagaagaacaatGGATCTTTTCCAAGCACGCTCTCGAGAATACTCCTTCAAGATCGCATGGCGTCTCTCTGAAAGAGGAATTGGAACGTCGTAAATCCACAATTATGCAAATGCGAAGTCTTCTCGCACGGGTCATCTACGT ACGAGACCATCCTGATCCCAAGCTGAAACCTACTTCGACGCCTTATCGTAATGTAATTCTCCTCGCCGCAACGTTCGTCCATCGCTTCTACATGCGCCGGTCTCTAGAAGACTTCAAAGAAAGCCTGATGGCCGCGACATTACTATGGATGGCCTCCAAATTAGAGGAGAACCAGTTGAAAGTCAGACACCTTGTTAATGTGTGCTTGGACAAATATGAGCAGTCAAAGCCTTTACACTGGAGGATACAGTGGAGACCTATGGAGAACGGTCAA GATCCTTCTGATGGATACAGGTTTTGGGAAAAACGAATAGTCGTTGGCGAGCAACTAGCATTGGAAGCTTTGTGTTTTGACCTGTTTGTCGAGCAGCCTTGGGTCATTATTCGACGCGCTATTGGTGGGCTGGATGCGCAAATAACAAAATTGGAAGAggcggaggaaaaggaacGGGCAAACACTGAAGGAGTGAATGGGGCGCAAGGGAAGAGACAAGGACCGAAAATCACTGAAGAGTTGATTGTGTCCCTTGCCTGGCCAATCAGTTCAGAAGC ATCACTGTCACCCTTGTCCATCCTTTATCCATCTCCTATAATCGCCTTTGCGTTTTTGGCGATCATTATATCCCTCATCGAACAAACACCTCTGTCTCGAGGCATTTCTGCAGCATCAGAGATTGCTGACAAGTTTGAGCTCGATATACGGTTCACAGCGGATGGTCCTGAAGGAGAGGATTTGAAGACTGTTAAAG ATTGCCTTGAATCATTTACAGAGTATGTCAAAATGGGATTGATAGATCGAAATCTTGTTCGATATCTCACT CCTGAGCCTAGGAGCGTAGACGAGATCAAACCCTTCAAAAGGACTTTCATCCTCGCTTCTTCTAACGAATCTCCGAATGCCTCCGCCAAGGTTGTTGAGAAATCTGAAACCCGTTCCTCGGCTGAGGGGGGAGAATCTCAAGCAAAAACAGAAAACTCGACTCAATTAACTCCAAGTGAATCACAATAG
- a CDS encoding Golgi to vacuole transport-related protein, putative (Similar to TIGR gene model, INSD accession AAW43936.1) → MIHAVLIFNTNGKPRLSKFFTPLPPLVQQSLISQIFSLISDRPAGVCNFLDAPDLVFPTPKSMVKTRQEERDALGLEGERDGGEVKEMEDDTRVIYRHYATLYFVFVVDGAESELGILDLIQVFVESLDRAFENVCELDLIFHFDEVYHVLSEIIQGGLVLETNINEISACVRAAAKNRKESSASANPLIPSVLAAPGGRSGNRGGSADGARRWLAAMGV, encoded by the exons ATGATCCACGCCGTCCTAATATTCAACACCAATGGAAAGCCCCGACTCTCCAAATTCTTCACTCCGCTCCCTCCACTCGTTCAGCAATCGCTCATCTCCCAGATCTTCTCACTTATCTCTGACCGTCCAGCTGGTGTGTGCAATTTCCTTGACGCGCCTGATCTTGTGTTTCCCACACCCAAATCTATGGTGAAGACTAGGCAGGAGGAGAGGGATGCTCTGGGACTGGAAGGTGAAAGGGATGGAGGAGAGGtgaaagagatggaggacGATACGAGGGTAATTTACAGACATTATGCGACACTGTACTTCGTTTTTGTGGTTGATGGAGCGGAAAGTGAGCTAGGTATTTTGGATTTGATTCAG GTCTTTGTAGAGTCATTAGATCGAGCATTTGAGAATGTGTGTGAATTGGATCTGATCTTCCATTTTGATGAA GTATATCATGTTTTATCTGAAATTATACAGGGTGGACTCGTGCTCGAGACAAATATCAATGAAATATCCGCCTGCG TGCGTGCTGCTGCCAAGAACCGTAAAGAGTCTTCAGCTTCTGCCAATCCACTTATACCGTCCGTCTTGGCAGCTCCcggaggaagaagtggaaATAGAGGGGGAAGCGCCGATGGTGCGAGGAGATGGTTGGCCGCCATGGGTGTTTAG
- a CDS encoding uncharacterized protein (Similar to TIGR gene model, INSD accession AAW44179.1): MMKPPPDASQCQNNHNVLTLLLSLALCTGLIISYLPQHIRIISAKSSEGFSPWFLLLGATSSASAMLNILIVQWPLFRCCRILSAGNCFESLLGFLQVTLQWILFTVILVLYLIYFPKHLKYERVIPVASSDCLVAEADYGAVQDQEHDDEEPNKAKITTTPEWRLAVTLGIVVALHLGLLSLLALALLFNLPPTIPPHSLLRLLATFLGVSATILAVFQYAPQIHKTYKAKLVGALSLGTMAIQVPGSVLFVLSLVVRPGTNWTSWLPYAVTGAMQGALLVICLVWKRRQKALDIDDFGKPLIDLEETTAGEHTTLVQGQ; the protein is encoded by the exons ATGATGAAACCTCCTCCAGACGCTTCCCAATGCCAGAAT AATCACAACGTCCTAACCCTATTGTTATCGCTTGCACTATGTACTGGATTAATCATCAGTTACCTCCCACAA CATATTAGGATTATTTCAGCCAAATCATCTGAAGGCTTCTCCCCA TGGTTCTTGCTTCTGGGAGCAACTTCATCAGCTTCTGCAATGCTCAATATCCTCATCGTGCAATGGCCTTTATTTCGGTGTTGTCGAATTCTG AGCGCTGGTAATTGTTTTGAATCTCTTCTCGGCTTTTTACAAGTCACCCTCCAGTGGATCCTCTTCACCGTCAT ATTAGTACTCTATCTCATTTATTTCCCGAAGCACCTCAAGTACGAAAGAGTCATACCCGTGGCTTCGTCAGACTGCTTAGTAGCAGAGGCTGACTATGGAGCCGTCCAAGATCAAGAACacgatgatgaggaacCAAATAAAGCTAAAATCACAACAACGCCTGAGTGGCGCTTAGCCGTGACTCTTGGTATCGTTGTAGCTCTTCATCT CGGGCTTCTCTCACTCCTCGCCCTTGCTCTCTTGTTTAATCTTCCCCCTACCATACCTCCTCACTCCCTACTTCGCCTCCTTGCTACGTTTTTGGGCGTGTCTGCCACAATCCTCGCCGTCTTTCAATATGCTCCTCAGATACACAAAACGTATAAGGCAAAGTTGGTTGGTGCCCTCAGCCTGGGGACAATGGCTATTCAAGTACCGGGCAGTGTGTTGTTTGTCCTGAGCCTGGTAGTTAGGCCTGGGACTAATTGGACAAGCTGGCTGCCGTACGCAGTAACGGGAGCAATGCAAGGCGCTCTTTTG GTGATTTGCCTTGTTTGGAAGCGTAGGCAGAAGGCACTCGATATTGATGACTTTGGAAAACCATTAATCGATTTGGAGGAGACCACTGCCGGGGAACATACAACGCTTGTACAGGGACAATAA
- a CDS encoding 40S ribosomal protein S14, putative (Similar to TIGR gene model, INSD accession AAW43934.1), with protein sequence MAPKKVRAPQEAAVSLGPQVAEGENVFGVAHIFASFNDTFVHVTDLTGKETISRVTGGMKVKADRDESSPYAAMLAAQDVAAKCKEVGITALHVKLRATGGTGTKQPGPGGQAALRALARAGMRIGRIEDVTPTPSDSTRRKGGRRGRRL encoded by the exons ATG GCCCCCAAGAAGGTTCGAGCCCCCCAGGAAGCTGCTGTCTCTCTCGGTCCCCAGGTCGCTGAGGGTGAGAACGTCTTCGGCGTTGCTCACATCTTCGCTTC CTTCAACGACACTTTCGTCCACGTTACTGACTTGACCGGCAAGGAGACCATCTCCCGAGTCACTGGTGGTATGAAGGTTAAGGCTGACCGTGACGAGTCTTCC CCTTACGCTGCGATGCTTGCCGCTCAGGACGTTGCCGCTAAGTGCAAGGAGGTCGGCATTACCGCTCTCCACGTCAAGCTCCGTGCTACTGGTGGTACCGGCACCAAGCAGCCCGGTCCCGGTGGTCAGGCCGCTCTCCGAGCCCTCGCCCGTGCCGGTATGAGGATCGGTCGAATTGAGGACGTTACCCCTACTCCTTCCGACTCCACCAGGAGGAAGGGTGGTAGGCGTGGTAGGAGGTTGTAA